The following are encoded in a window of Phaseolus vulgaris cultivar G19833 chromosome 3, P. vulgaris v2.0, whole genome shotgun sequence genomic DNA:
- the LOC137808013 gene encoding uncharacterized protein codes for MAEERVASSSQPDPANSYLYLHPSENPAAPLVSPVLDASNYHSWSRSILTALNAKNKVEFVLGTHPCPEKDHQNFSVWNRCNNMVVSWLVHSVSLPIRQSIIWMDSALDIWNDLKTRYSQGDLSRISDLQVEVASLNQGDLSVTEYFTKLRIIWDELDNFRPIPMCTCSVKCSCLVNSIISQRKCEDYAMQFLRGLNDQYSNVRSHVLLMEPIPPISKIFSLVAQQERQLANHISVSISSINSVDSTRTSSSTLCTFCGKHGHTENVCFKRVGFPHQDNRNSKPNTRKVCTHCNRNGHTVDTCYKKHGYPPGYKYYSSNRTSQINSLVTTDGVSSEPCLKEQEKRDYHLTAHQIQIINDVLRQNSNDTPPNPIQVNQVGSFSADSNTHESSTGQPLQRADWFS; via the coding sequence ATGGCAGAAGAACGCGTCGCTTCTTCGTCTCAACCCGATCCGGCGAACAGCTACCTCTACCTTCATCCTAGCGAGAACCCCGCTGCTCCGCTCGTCTCACCGGTGCTGGACGCTTCCAATTACCACTCCTGGAGCCGCTCGATCTTGACGGCACTGAACGCTAAAAACAAAGTGGAGTTCGTTCTTGGAACGCATCCTTGCCCAGAAAAAGACCATCAAAATTTCTCAGTTTGGAACAGATGCAATAATATGGTAGTCTCATGGTTAGTACACTCCGTCTCTTTACCTATTCGGCAAAGCATTATTTGGATGGATAGTGCCCTAGACATCTGGAATGACTTGAAAACTAGATACTCTCAGGGTGACCTATCTAGAATTTCCGATCTTCAAGTAGAAGTAGCTTCTTTAAATCAGGGGGATTTATCTGTGACTgagtattttacaaaattaaggaTAATTTGGGACGAGTTGGACAACTTTAGGCCTATCCCCATGTGCACATGTTCTGTAAAATGTTCCTGTTTAGTTAATTCTATCATAAGTCAAAGAAAGTGTGAAGATTATGCCATGCAATTTTTGAGAGGGTTAAATGACCAATATAGTAATGTTAGATCACACGTTCTTCTCATGGAACCCATTCCACCTATATCAAAGATCTTTTCTCTCGTTGCTCAGCAAGAAAGACAATTAGCAAACCATATTTCTGTTAGCATATCTAGTATTAACAGTGTTGATTCCACTAGGACATCCTCCTCTACTCTGTGCACTTTTTGTGGTAAGCATGGGCACACTGaaaatgtttgttttaaaagagttgGGTTCCCTCATCAAGACAATAGGAACTCCAAACCTAACACTAGAAAGGTATGCACGCACTGTAACAGAAATGGTCACACTGTGGATACCTGTTACAAGAAACATGGCTACCCTCCTGGGTACAAATACTATAGCAGCAATAGGACTAGTCAGATTAACAGTCTTGTTACTACTGATGGTGTTTCCTCTGAGCCTTGTCTTAAAGAACAGGAAAAACGTGATTACCATCTCACTGCACATCAAATTCAAATTATCAATGATGTTCTGAGGCAAAACAGCAATGACACTCCGCCTAATCCTATTCAAGTGAATCAAGTGGGCTCCTTCTCTGCAGACTCCAATACACATGAGTCTTCAACAG